The proteins below come from a single Burkholderia contaminans genomic window:
- a CDS encoding NADH:flavin oxidoreductase, with protein sequence MEPTDLSPAFSPLQIGPLTLRNRLIKSATNEGMTPNGVPSRALVRFHERIAEGGAALTTVAYCAISDDGRTFVDQARLDVPTVRQFRALTDAVHRHGAAASAQITHGGCFTFLPSLSTRRPLSASGGFNKVGVMSGRFLKQAMTHDQMSTVADEFAQAARHARDAGFDAVEIHMGHGYLLSQFLSPLYNRRRDAYGGDAARRAAFPVEVLRRVLDAVGRDLAVVCKIGVTEGVRGGGTADDACEIARRLEAEGAHLLVLSGGMNVESVWQLFGSPLPGDALANADNAIVRTAMALQRLTEPKMGVFREMYFLEHSKKVRAAVRMPLAYLGGVRSRENVELAMREGFDAVALARALVFEPDFVNGLRDGRFVQSGCTSCNRCVVSMYTPGGTACVLREPNDPAPNRVPAAGA encoded by the coding sequence ATGGAACCGACCGACCTGTCCCCCGCGTTCAGCCCGCTGCAGATCGGCCCGCTGACGCTGCGCAACCGACTGATCAAGTCCGCCACCAACGAGGGCATGACGCCGAACGGCGTGCCGTCGCGCGCGCTCGTCCGTTTTCACGAACGCATCGCCGAAGGCGGCGCCGCGCTGACGACCGTCGCGTACTGTGCGATCAGCGACGACGGCCGCACGTTCGTCGACCAGGCGCGGCTCGACGTGCCGACGGTCCGCCAGTTCCGCGCGCTGACCGACGCCGTCCATCGCCACGGCGCCGCCGCATCCGCACAGATCACGCACGGCGGCTGCTTCACGTTCCTGCCGTCGCTGTCGACTCGACGGCCATTGAGCGCGTCGGGCGGCTTCAACAAGGTCGGCGTGATGAGCGGCCGCTTCCTGAAGCAGGCGATGACGCACGACCAGATGTCGACCGTCGCCGATGAATTCGCGCAGGCCGCACGCCATGCGCGCGACGCCGGCTTCGATGCAGTCGAGATCCACATGGGGCACGGCTATCTGCTCAGCCAGTTCCTGTCGCCGCTGTACAACCGCCGCCGCGATGCGTATGGCGGCGACGCGGCGCGGCGTGCCGCGTTCCCGGTCGAGGTGCTGCGCCGCGTGCTCGATGCAGTGGGCCGCGACCTCGCCGTCGTCTGCAAGATCGGCGTGACCGAAGGCGTGCGCGGCGGCGGAACCGCCGACGACGCTTGCGAAATCGCGCGGCGGCTCGAAGCCGAAGGCGCGCATCTGCTCGTGCTCAGCGGCGGGATGAACGTCGAATCGGTGTGGCAGCTGTTCGGCAGCCCGCTGCCCGGCGACGCGCTCGCGAATGCCGACAACGCGATCGTGCGCACCGCAATGGCGCTGCAGAGGCTCACCGAGCCGAAGATGGGCGTGTTTCGGGAGATGTATTTCCTCGAGCACTCGAAGAAGGTGCGCGCGGCCGTCAGGATGCCGCTCGCTTACCTTGGCGGCGTACGTTCACGCGAGAACGTCGAACTGGCGATGCGCGAAGGGTTCGACGCGGTGGCGCTCGCACGCGCGCTCGTGTTCGAGCCCGATTTCGTCAACGGGCTGCGCGACGGCCGGTTCGTGCAGTCGGGCTGCACGTCGTGCAACCGCTGTGTCGTGTCGATGTACACGCCGGGCGGCACCGCATGCGTGCTGCGCGAGCCGAACGACCCCGCGCCGAACCGCGTGCCGGCCGCCGGCGCGTGA
- the ribBA gene encoding bifunctional 3,4-dihydroxy-2-butanone-4-phosphate synthase/GTP cyclohydrolase II: MTLAGTLEIVDELRAGRMVLLVDEEDRENEGDLVIAADHVTPDAINFMARFGRGLICLTLTAERCEQLKLPPMADHNGTPFGTAFTVSIEAAEGVTTGISAADRAHTIRAAVRADARPDDLVQPGHVFPIAARPGGVLVRAGHTEAGCDLAALAGLTPASVICEVMNDDGTMARLPELKAFAAHHGLKIGTIADLIHYRREHESLVERVGERPLHTPWGRFRAIEYRDTVHGAPHLALVRGEPDPSTPVLTRVHECHSLLDLLDAEPSAHSWPLHAALQRIDAAGCGVAVLLDCDMRGDAMRVPAGHARRDGRVTGIGSQILRELGVRRLNVLSSPFRLPALSGHDLEIMAFIPLGDDDPEGARSVHANPLRAA, from the coding sequence ATGACGCTCGCCGGCACGCTGGAGATCGTCGACGAACTGCGGGCGGGCCGAATGGTCCTGCTCGTCGACGAAGAGGATCGCGAGAACGAAGGCGATCTCGTGATCGCGGCCGATCACGTGACGCCCGACGCGATCAATTTCATGGCGCGCTTCGGGCGCGGGCTGATCTGCCTCACGCTGACCGCCGAGCGCTGCGAGCAGTTGAAGCTGCCGCCGATGGCCGATCACAACGGCACGCCGTTCGGCACCGCGTTCACCGTCAGCATCGAGGCGGCCGAAGGCGTGACGACCGGCATTTCGGCAGCCGATCGCGCACACACGATCCGTGCGGCGGTGCGGGCCGACGCCCGCCCGGACGATCTCGTGCAGCCCGGCCACGTGTTCCCGATCGCCGCGCGCCCGGGCGGCGTGCTCGTGCGTGCGGGACACACCGAGGCCGGCTGCGATCTCGCGGCGCTCGCGGGGCTCACGCCTGCCTCGGTGATCTGCGAGGTGATGAACGACGACGGCACGATGGCGCGGCTGCCCGAGCTGAAGGCGTTCGCCGCGCATCACGGGCTGAAGATCGGCACGATCGCCGACCTGATCCATTACCGACGCGAACACGAATCGCTCGTCGAACGCGTCGGCGAGCGGCCGCTGCATACGCCCTGGGGACGATTCCGCGCGATCGAATATCGCGACACGGTGCACGGCGCGCCGCATCTCGCGCTCGTGCGCGGCGAGCCCGATCCGTCGACACCGGTGCTGACGCGCGTGCACGAATGCCATTCGCTGCTCGACCTGCTCGATGCGGAGCCGTCCGCGCATTCGTGGCCGCTGCACGCCGCGCTGCAACGCATCGACGCGGCCGGCTGCGGGGTGGCGGTGCTGCTCGACTGCGACATGCGCGGCGACGCGATGCGGGTGCCGGCCGGCCATGCGCGCCGCGACGGACGCGTGACGGGGATCGGCTCGCAGATCCTGCGCGAGCTCGGCGTGCGGCGGCTGAACGTGCTGTCGAGCCCGTTCCGGCTGCCGGCGCTGTCGGGGCACGACCTCGAGATCATGGCGTTCATCCCGCTCGGCGACGACGATCCGGAAGGCGCGCGGAGTGTGCACGCGAATCCGCTGCGAGCGGCGTGA
- a CDS encoding cation diffusion facilitator family transporter, with translation MQRTSRATSHVYAATSRALAVSLAINLLLLAVETVAAWSAHSSGLLADVAHAAIDLAADALILVACRLDARLPPERRPTYEPLALAGLGALLVVTGAQMIRHATNGFATPPVVQPGATTLALVAVTLAGKATLSHWMLRKARETGSALLEASGWHVRTDALSSLLAALAMSAALVGFGRLDDLAALAIGALVIRTGVGFIRRGCAQWPALAAWADRSTRGS, from the coding sequence ATGCAGCGCACGTCGCGCGCCACGTCCCACGTTTATGCGGCCACGTCCCGCGCCCTCGCCGTCAGTCTCGCGATCAACCTGCTGCTGCTCGCCGTCGAGACGGTCGCGGCATGGTCCGCGCATTCGTCGGGACTGCTCGCGGACGTCGCCCACGCGGCGATCGATCTCGCCGCGGATGCGCTGATTCTCGTCGCGTGCCGGCTCGACGCGCGCCTGCCGCCGGAGCGGCGCCCGACCTACGAACCGCTCGCGCTCGCGGGCCTCGGCGCGTTGCTCGTCGTAACCGGCGCGCAGATGATCCGGCATGCGACGAACGGGTTCGCGACGCCTCCCGTCGTGCAGCCGGGCGCGACGACACTCGCACTCGTCGCCGTCACGCTCGCCGGCAAGGCCACGCTGTCGCACTGGATGCTGCGCAAGGCCCGCGAGACCGGCTCCGCGCTGCTCGAGGCGAGCGGCTGGCATGTGCGGACCGATGCGCTGTCGTCGCTGCTGGCAGCGCTCGCGATGAGCGCGGCGCTGGTCGGCTTCGGCCGTCTCGACGATCTCGCCGCGCTTGCGATCGGCGCACTCGTGATACGTACCGGTGTCGGTTTCATCCGGCGCGGTTGCGCGCAGTGGCCGGCGCTGGCGGCATGGGCTGATCGGTCGACGCGGGGCTCGTGA
- a CDS encoding DUF2252 family protein, whose protein sequence is MSSQSQPKHKRMPKPAGRQAILTEQRRRKMARSPHAYVRGNTARFYEWLVETNGSALPHGPSIWICGDCHTGNLGPVANSEGKVDVQIRDLDQTVIGNPVHDLIRLGLSLATAARGSALAGLTIVHMMEAMTAGYASAFGSRNAKLPERPEPVHLVMKQAMRRSWRQLAVERIEGLAPTIPLGRRFWPLSAKESRAIRKLFGDEAIATLATSLKGRNDAGKVDVLDAAYWVKGCSSLGRLRYAVLLDIDGDVSDGDDLCLMDVKEGVTAAAPRDETATMPRDNAERVVEGARHLSPALGERMRAARLLDRAVVIRELLPQDLKLDIDLLAEDDAREVARYLGAVVGAAHARQMDKPTRTAWRTELGRNRAKTIDAPMWLWNSIVQLVSSHEAGYLEHCRRFAAGE, encoded by the coding sequence ATGAGCAGCCAGTCACAGCCGAAGCACAAGCGCATGCCGAAACCCGCCGGGCGTCAGGCGATCCTGACCGAGCAGCGCCGCCGGAAGATGGCGCGTTCACCTCACGCGTACGTGCGCGGCAATACAGCCCGGTTCTACGAATGGCTCGTCGAAACCAACGGCAGCGCGCTGCCGCACGGCCCGTCGATCTGGATCTGCGGCGACTGCCATACCGGCAACCTCGGCCCGGTCGCGAACAGCGAAGGGAAGGTCGACGTGCAGATCCGGGATCTCGACCAGACGGTCATCGGCAATCCCGTTCACGACCTGATCCGCCTCGGGCTATCGCTTGCGACGGCCGCGCGCGGGTCCGCACTGGCGGGCCTGACGATCGTGCACATGATGGAGGCGATGACGGCTGGTTATGCGTCGGCATTCGGCAGCCGCAACGCGAAGCTGCCCGAACGACCGGAACCGGTGCACCTCGTGATGAAGCAGGCCATGCGCCGCTCGTGGCGGCAACTCGCGGTCGAACGGATCGAAGGGCTCGCGCCGACGATTCCGCTTGGTCGCCGCTTCTGGCCGCTGAGTGCGAAGGAATCCCGCGCGATCCGCAAGCTGTTCGGCGACGAAGCGATTGCGACGCTCGCCACGAGCCTCAAGGGCCGCAACGACGCGGGCAAGGTCGACGTGCTCGACGCGGCGTACTGGGTGAAGGGCTGCAGCTCGCTTGGACGGCTGCGCTACGCGGTGCTGCTCGACATCGACGGCGACGTCAGTGACGGCGACGACCTGTGCCTGATGGACGTCAAGGAGGGCGTGACGGCCGCCGCGCCGCGCGACGAAACGGCGACGATGCCGCGCGACAACGCCGAGCGCGTCGTGGAAGGCGCACGACATCTGTCGCCGGCCCTCGGCGAGCGGATGCGGGCCGCGCGCCTGCTCGATCGCGCGGTCGTGATCCGCGAACTGCTGCCACAGGATCTGAAGCTCGACATCGATCTGCTCGCCGAGGACGATGCGCGTGAAGTCGCGCGCTATCTGGGTGCGGTGGTCGGCGCCGCCCACGCGCGCCAGATGGACAAGCCGACACGCACGGCGTGGCGCACCGAACTCGGCCGCAACCGCGCGAAGACGATCGATGCGCCGATGTGGCTGTGGAACAGCATCGTCCAGCTCGTGAGCAGCCATGAAGCGGGGTATCTGGAGCATTGTCGGCGCTTCGCGGCAGGGGAGTAG
- a CDS encoding thiolase family protein, with translation MSTREVVICHPVRTPIGTFNGSLKDTPATELGAIAIRETLRRSGLDGAAIDTVVLGNVIQAGNKMNPARQAAIGAGLPVKVPALTVNRVCGSGAQAVVNAAQEILLGYANAAIAGGMESMERAPYLLDGARWGYRMGDAPIRDSMLRDGLVDAFSDQHSGWHTEDLASQLDISRDRQDRWALRSQQRFSTALADGKFDAELVPVEVLQRKARVAFARDETPRPDTTLEALAKLKPAFRPDGTITAGNAPGLNSGAAAMLVADRAFADAHGIAPSARLVAFGVAAVEPGMFGLGPVPAVRIALERAGWTLADVERFEINEAFAVVPIAVAAQLGIAEEIVNVEGGAIAHGHAIGATGAVLTTRLIHSMQRDGIKRGVVTLCIGGGQGIALAIETL, from the coding sequence ATGAGCACACGTGAAGTCGTCATCTGCCACCCAGTCCGGACACCGATCGGTACGTTCAACGGGTCCCTGAAGGACACCCCGGCCACCGAGCTCGGGGCGATCGCCATCCGCGAAACCTTGCGGCGCAGCGGCCTCGACGGCGCGGCGATCGACACGGTCGTCCTGGGCAACGTGATCCAGGCCGGCAACAAGATGAATCCGGCCCGGCAGGCCGCCATCGGCGCGGGCCTGCCGGTCAAGGTGCCGGCGCTCACGGTGAACCGCGTCTGCGGCTCCGGCGCGCAGGCGGTCGTCAACGCCGCGCAGGAGATCCTGCTGGGCTACGCGAATGCGGCGATTGCCGGCGGCATGGAAAGCATGGAGCGCGCGCCGTACCTGCTCGACGGCGCACGCTGGGGTTACCGGATGGGCGACGCGCCGATTCGCGACAGCATGCTGCGCGACGGCCTCGTCGACGCGTTTTCCGACCAGCATTCGGGCTGGCATACCGAGGATCTCGCGAGCCAGCTCGACATCTCGCGCGATCGCCAGGATCGCTGGGCGCTCCGCTCGCAGCAGCGTTTTTCCACCGCGCTGGCGGACGGCAAGTTCGACGCCGAACTCGTGCCGGTCGAAGTCCTGCAACGCAAGGCGCGCGTCGCGTTTGCGCGCGACGAGACGCCGCGTCCCGACACGACGCTCGAAGCGCTCGCGAAGCTGAAGCCGGCGTTCCGTCCGGACGGCACGATTACCGCGGGCAATGCGCCGGGCCTGAACAGCGGTGCGGCGGCGATGCTGGTTGCGGACCGCGCATTCGCCGACGCGCACGGGATTGCACCGAGTGCGCGGCTGGTTGCATTCGGCGTCGCCGCCGTCGAACCCGGCATGTTCGGGCTCGGCCCCGTGCCGGCCGTCAGGATCGCGCTGGAGCGGGCCGGGTGGACGCTGGCCGATGTCGAGCGTTTCGAAATCAACGAAGCGTTCGCGGTCGTGCCGATCGCGGTGGCGGCCCAGCTCGGCATCGCCGAGGAGATCGTCAACGTCGAAGGCGGCGCGATTGCGCACGGCCATGCGATCGGGGCGACGGGCGCGGTGCTGACGACTCGCCTGATCCATTCGATGCAGCGCGACGGCATCAAGCGCGGCGTCGTCACGCTGTGCATAGGCGGCGGCCAGGGCATCGCGCTGGCGATCGAGACGCTTTGA
- a CDS encoding helix-turn-helix transcriptional regulator → METRWAPQESQATSDEADIGVADFSELMARIYQGPLETPPWAGALELVRRWLQANYVTLILRAAASDRRAPLSVHASEFGPVVPGDGEASYNNYYYSLDPFVGLPADRVVTVDDVFGDTGWLSSELYKQFLKPQDVRYILGADLRTASGVECRFRVCRNHASKQFSARDKAICALLLPHLKRAVELHSRLDTAEVERSIYANAINRMQIGTITLDENGTIIDLNSVADEILKQNNGLTIARGTIEATDAQENRTLKRLIRHAVMGHHGTAAATVEAMPITRSFDKPRLGLLVRTVLLSDWSEDNKRRPAVTLFLRDPDRKPQGAQEIIRKLFDLTPAETSLALLLTNGLTLEEAAEESGISKNTARTHLRAIFSKTGATRQATLVRILLGSVVPLG, encoded by the coding sequence ATGGAGACGAGATGGGCTCCGCAAGAGAGCCAGGCAACCAGTGACGAGGCCGACATCGGCGTCGCGGATTTCAGCGAACTGATGGCGCGCATCTACCAGGGGCCGCTGGAGACGCCGCCGTGGGCCGGCGCGCTCGAACTGGTCCGCCGCTGGCTGCAGGCAAACTACGTGACGCTGATCCTGCGCGCGGCCGCGAGCGACCGCCGCGCGCCGCTGTCCGTGCACGCGTCGGAATTCGGCCCGGTGGTGCCGGGCGACGGAGAGGCGTCGTACAACAATTACTACTATTCGCTCGACCCGTTCGTCGGCCTGCCGGCCGATCGCGTGGTCACGGTCGACGACGTGTTCGGCGACACGGGCTGGCTGTCGAGCGAGTTGTACAAGCAGTTCCTGAAGCCGCAGGACGTGCGTTATATCCTCGGCGCCGACCTGCGCACGGCGTCGGGCGTCGAGTGCCGCTTCCGCGTGTGCCGCAACCATGCGTCGAAGCAGTTCTCCGCGCGCGACAAGGCGATCTGCGCGCTGCTGCTGCCGCACCTGAAACGCGCGGTGGAATTGCATTCGCGGCTCGACACGGCCGAGGTCGAACGCTCGATCTATGCGAATGCGATCAACCGGATGCAGATCGGCACGATCACGCTCGACGAGAACGGCACGATCATCGACCTGAACAGCGTGGCCGACGAGATCCTCAAGCAGAACAACGGTCTGACGATTGCGCGCGGCACGATCGAGGCGACCGATGCGCAGGAGAACCGCACGCTGAAACGGCTGATCCGCCATGCGGTGATGGGGCATCACGGCACGGCCGCGGCGACCGTCGAGGCGATGCCGATCACACGCAGCTTCGACAAGCCGCGCCTCGGGCTGCTGGTGCGCACGGTGCTTCTGTCCGACTGGTCGGAGGACAACAAGCGGCGGCCGGCCGTCACGCTGTTCCTGCGCGATCCCGACCGCAAGCCGCAGGGCGCGCAGGAGATCATCCGCAAGCTGTTCGACCTGACACCTGCCGAGACGTCGCTCGCGCTGCTGCTGACGAACGGGCTGACGCTCGAGGAGGCAGCGGAGGAATCGGGGATCAGCAAGAACACGGCGCGCACGCATCTGCGCGCGATCTTCTCGAAGACGGGTGCCACGCGCCAGGCGACGCTCGTGCGGATTCTGCTCGGGAGTGTCGTGCCGCTCGGGTAA
- a CDS encoding DNA-binding protein: MSDLAADESRLTAEIERLKADFPKTRELYREACALLFFRFGITPTANRLYQLVRKGSMSTPTAVLGEFWAELREKSRVRIEHPDLPADLQAAAGELVAALWNRSSADAAGALDALRAEVEAERVAAKAEVAVLQADLARTETALEQRTAALLAAQVRIQELEQARAADDASRQALQAEIERLTADNAEGDRALAQARADFTTQLDRLRDDAGRAEERLRASEKRALQEIDRERLAAARLQKELDAAALRAEQRDAQQRKEVAALQAQLGDALHRCGVLQGQLDGAQAADAARGKELDALRREMTAFSRRPALRGAKAAPAAQRDERRGRTRKRADEAPPR; this comes from the coding sequence ATGTCCGATCTCGCTGCCGACGAATCCCGCCTGACCGCCGAAATCGAGCGCCTCAAGGCCGACTTCCCGAAAACCCGCGAGCTGTATCGCGAAGCCTGCGCACTGCTGTTCTTCCGCTTCGGCATCACGCCCACCGCGAACCGCCTGTACCAGCTCGTCCGCAAGGGCAGCATGAGCACGCCGACGGCCGTCCTCGGCGAGTTCTGGGCCGAGTTGCGGGAAAAGAGTCGCGTGCGTATCGAGCATCCCGATCTGCCGGCCGATCTGCAGGCGGCCGCCGGTGAACTGGTCGCGGCGCTATGGAATCGGTCGAGTGCGGACGCGGCCGGTGCGCTCGATGCATTGCGCGCGGAGGTCGAAGCCGAGCGGGTGGCGGCGAAGGCGGAAGTCGCGGTGCTACAGGCCGATCTGGCCCGCACCGAAACCGCGCTTGAGCAACGCACGGCCGCGCTGCTGGCCGCGCAGGTGCGCATTCAGGAACTGGAGCAGGCGAGGGCGGCGGACGACGCATCGCGGCAAGCGCTGCAAGCGGAGATCGAGCGCCTCACGGCGGACAACGCGGAAGGCGATCGCGCACTTGCGCAGGCGCGTGCGGACTTCACCACGCAGCTCGACCGGTTGCGCGACGATGCCGGCCGGGCCGAGGAGCGCTTGCGCGCGTCGGAGAAGCGGGCGCTTCAGGAGATCGATCGCGAGCGGCTCGCGGCCGCACGGCTGCAGAAGGAACTCGACGCAGCGGCATTGCGCGCGGAGCAGCGCGATGCGCAGCAGCGGAAGGAGGTGGCTGCACTGCAGGCGCAGCTCGGCGACGCGCTGCATCGATGCGGTGTGCTTCAAGGGCAGCTTGACGGCGCGCAGGCGGCCGATGCGGCACGGGGCAAGGAGCTCGATGCGCTGCGGCGTGAAATGACGGCGTTCTCGCGCCGGCCGGCGCTGCGTGGCGCCAAGGCAGCGCCAGCCGCACAACGGGACGAGCGGAGGGGGCGCACACGAAAGCGCGCAGACGAAGCGCCGCCTCGTTGA
- a CDS encoding alpha/beta hydrolase, whose translation MPLDPQAQALLAAFAQAPAIDFAQLTVPAYRANLAAGGAFAPGDAVAAEADWQIPLAGRQLSARLYRPAADGPLPLTVFFHGGGFVSCGIDTHANLCRSLAARARTLVLSVDYRLAPEARFPAAAHDACDAVRWAAASARDLGARAGAIAVAGDSAGGNLAAVASLQLRGSGIAIAHQLLLYPVVDCATEHPSYETLGNGYFLTADWMRWFKRHYFDEGADRASPLASPLAAPDVAGVAPATIISAEFDPLRDEAEAYALRLAQAGTPVTLVRWPGQLHGFASMLGAIDAADRVLTFGADALRRAFDLTEAS comes from the coding sequence ATGCCGCTCGACCCACAGGCGCAGGCGTTGCTCGCCGCGTTTGCCCAGGCACCCGCGATCGATTTCGCGCAGCTCACCGTTCCCGCGTATCGCGCGAACCTTGCCGCCGGTGGCGCGTTCGCTCCGGGCGATGCCGTCGCCGCCGAAGCGGACTGGCAGATTCCCCTGGCGGGCCGTCAGTTGTCCGCACGGCTGTATCGGCCCGCCGCCGACGGGCCGTTGCCGCTGACCGTGTTCTTCCACGGCGGCGGCTTCGTGTCGTGCGGGATCGATACGCACGCGAACCTGTGCCGCAGCCTCGCGGCCCGGGCGCGCACGCTCGTGCTGTCGGTCGACTACCGGCTTGCACCCGAAGCGCGCTTCCCGGCGGCCGCGCACGACGCATGCGACGCGGTGCGCTGGGCCGCCGCCAGTGCGCGCGATCTCGGCGCACGCGCCGGTGCGATCGCCGTGGCCGGCGACAGCGCCGGCGGCAATCTCGCGGCCGTCGCCTCGCTGCAGTTGCGCGGCTCGGGCATCGCGATCGCACACCAGTTGCTGCTGTATCCGGTCGTCGATTGCGCGACCGAGCATCCGTCGTACGAAACGCTCGGCAACGGCTATTTCCTGACGGCGGACTGGATGCGCTGGTTCAAGCGGCACTATTTCGACGAAGGCGCCGATCGCGCGTCGCCGCTCGCGAGCCCGCTCGCCGCGCCGGACGTCGCAGGCGTCGCGCCGGCGACGATCATCAGCGCCGAATTCGATCCGCTGCGCGACGAGGCCGAAGCGTATGCGCTGCGTCTCGCACAGGCCGGCACCCCGGTGACGCTCGTGCGCTGGCCGGGCCAGCTTCACGGTTTCGCGAGCATGCTCGGCGCGATCGATGCAGCCGACCGCGTGCTGACCTTCGGCGCCGACGCGCTGCGCCGCGCGTTCGATTTGACGGAGGCCTCATGA